Below is a genomic region from Carassius auratus strain Wakin unplaced genomic scaffold, ASM336829v1 scaf_tig00027474, whole genome shotgun sequence.
CCCACAGTAAGGACACACATAAGGCCGCTCATTTGAATGGATTTTCaggtgtgttttcagatttgaggATGCATGAAACTCTTTGCCACACTGATCACAGATGAATGGCTCTTGTCCAGAGTGAACACGCATGTGATCATtgagaaaatttgaatatttgaaaCTCTCTCCACACTGATTGCATTggtacggcttctctccagtgtgaactcgctCGTGTGATTTCAGGTTTCCACGTTGAGCGAAGCTCTTGTCACAATAGGAgcacttgtaaggtttttctccagtgtgaactacTTGATGCTGTTTCAGCTGGCCAGCTGTAGTAAAGCTGTTTCCACACTCACAACACACGTGATCTCTCACTTCATCGTGTATTTTCTGATGCTGTTTACAACAGTCCAGTCGagagaaactctttccacacacagAACACGCGTAAGGCTTCTCATCCGAATGAACTTTCAGGTGAAGATTTAGATTTGATAAAGAAATATACTTTTTACCACACTGATCACAGTTAAACGGCTTTTCTGCAGAGTGGCACCACAGATGATTCTTGAGACCTGATTTATatttgaaactctttccacaatgTGAGCAAATGTGCTGCTGcttgttggatttttttttcgaGTTTTGAAGTTGCGatgttcctcctcctcttcctcctcctcgctTAGCTCTTGTCTTTGCTCTTTCACTTCCATGCGATCTGAAATAAACATACTTAATAGTTAATTTTTAACTTAATCAGTTTAAGTGAACATGTTTTAAGAACAGAAAGCAACAATATATGCCAAAAATGGCCAAAGGTTAGTTCTGTCATTTGCTTGATAATACGATCAAAATGTGGCTGACAGCTGCGATGCAAGTTTATAATGCATTTTCTGTTTCATTTATCAATCATATATTGCTTATTATTTCACTAGCATTAAATCTGGTGAACTGAAGCTTTATCTTAATGTTTCTCAGCAGTCAATAATAAAGACCAACCTGTTTCTTCCTCAGTTTCTTCATCATAATTGTTTCGGGATGTTTGTGGATCACTCATGTCATCAATCTCCACTTCAACCAACTCGGTCTTTGCCATAGTGTGTCACA
It encodes:
- the LOC113079229 gene encoding gastrula zinc finger protein XlCGF7.1-like, which codes for KSNKQQHICSHCGKSFKYKSGLKNHLWCHSAEKPFNCDQCGKKYISLSNLNLHLKVHSDEKPYACSVCGKSFSRLDCCKQHQKIHDEVRDHVCCECGNSFTTAGQLKQHQVVHTGEKPYKCSYCDKSFAQRGNLKSHERVHTGEKPYQCNQCGESFKYSNFLNDHMRVHSGQEPFICDQCGKEFHASSNLKTHLKIHSNERPYVCPYCGKSFSALVCCQRHQKIHTGEKDYLCSECGKGFTTLAQLKCHQKIHTGEKPYKCTYCDKSFTLSSQQKSHERIHTGEKPYSCTQCGEKFRHPNSVVNHMKKHFPPSLST